Proteins co-encoded in one Cytophaga hutchinsonii ATCC 33406 genomic window:
- the acs gene encoding acetate--CoA ligase, translating to MIKAIQSFDEYTRAYAASIADPEKYWDDQAAQFIWKKKWDKTLEWNFSDPDVKWFIGGKLNITENILDRHATKTPDKVAIHWESNNPDEAGKDITYKQLYEQVCVFAGVLKQKGIKKGDRVCIYMPMIPELAIAVLACARIGAIHSVIFAGFSASAVADRVNDAKAVAVLTSDGSFRGTKSIAVKALIDEALQQCETVKTVLVAKRTGDAVAMKDGRDYWWDEAIAGATPVYEAEEMDSEDPLFILYTSGSTGKPKGVVHTIGGYMVYTAFSFANVFQYNEGDVYFCTADIGWITGHSYLVYGPLLQGATQVMFEGIPTYPDAGRFWSIIDKYAVTHFYTAPTAIRSLMSFGDTMVEKYSLKSLKVLGSVGEPINEEAWHWFNEHIGKKNCPIVDTWWQTETGGILISPLASITPLVPSYATLPLPGVQPVLVDANGTVLEGNNVEGNLCMKFPWPSIIRTTYGDHERCKQTYFSTYPNLYFTGDGCKRDEKGYYRIMGRVDDVINVSGHRFGTAEIESAINEQADVIESAVVGYPHEVKGQGIYAYVICDKTDKNEDQLRKEILDSIVKLIGPIAKPDKIQIVTGLPKTRSGKIMRRILRKVAEGDLNNLGDTSTLLDPEIVEEIKKGAL from the coding sequence ATGATCAAAGCAATTCAATCTTTTGATGAATATACCCGCGCATATGCTGCCAGTATTGCAGATCCCGAAAAATATTGGGACGATCAGGCTGCGCAATTTATATGGAAGAAGAAATGGGATAAAACCCTGGAATGGAATTTTTCTGATCCGGATGTAAAGTGGTTTATAGGGGGTAAATTAAACATCACTGAAAATATTTTAGACCGTCATGCAACAAAAACACCTGATAAAGTAGCGATACACTGGGAATCCAATAACCCCGATGAAGCAGGCAAAGATATAACCTATAAGCAATTGTATGAACAGGTATGTGTGTTTGCAGGTGTATTAAAACAGAAAGGCATTAAAAAAGGAGATCGTGTATGTATCTACATGCCGATGATTCCGGAATTGGCAATTGCTGTACTGGCCTGCGCGCGTATAGGTGCCATCCATTCGGTGATTTTTGCAGGTTTTTCAGCCAGTGCGGTTGCAGACCGTGTAAACGATGCGAAAGCCGTAGCTGTGCTTACATCCGATGGCTCTTTCCGCGGAACAAAGAGCATTGCTGTAAAAGCGCTTATTGATGAAGCGCTGCAGCAGTGTGAAACTGTAAAGACAGTGCTGGTTGCTAAACGTACCGGCGATGCAGTGGCTATGAAAGACGGTCGTGATTACTGGTGGGATGAAGCGATTGCAGGGGCAACACCAGTATATGAAGCAGAAGAAATGGATTCGGAAGATCCCTTGTTTATTTTATATACTTCCGGTTCAACCGGAAAACCAAAAGGTGTTGTACATACGATTGGCGGGTATATGGTGTATACAGCATTCTCTTTTGCGAACGTGTTTCAGTATAACGAAGGCGATGTTTATTTCTGCACGGCTGATATCGGCTGGATTACCGGACATAGTTATTTAGTGTATGGTCCCTTGCTGCAGGGAGCTACACAGGTAATGTTTGAAGGCATACCTACGTATCCGGATGCCGGCCGTTTCTGGAGCATCATTGACAAATATGCCGTTACACATTTCTATACGGCACCTACAGCGATCCGTTCACTGATGTCTTTCGGCGATACAATGGTAGAAAAATATTCGTTGAAATCGTTGAAAGTACTTGGCTCTGTAGGCGAACCCATTAATGAAGAAGCCTGGCACTGGTTTAATGAACACATTGGAAAGAAAAACTGTCCGATTGTGGATACCTGGTGGCAGACAGAAACAGGTGGAATCCTGATTTCTCCATTGGCGAGCATTACACCATTGGTGCCCTCGTATGCAACCTTGCCGCTGCCGGGTGTGCAGCCTGTACTCGTAGATGCAAATGGTACGGTACTGGAAGGGAATAATGTAGAAGGAAATTTATGTATGAAATTTCCATGGCCATCTATCATCCGCACTACATATGGCGACCACGAACGTTGTAAACAAACCTATTTTTCAACCTATCCGAATCTGTATTTTACAGGCGACGGCTGTAAGCGTGATGAGAAGGGATATTACCGGATCATGGGAAGAGTAGATGATGTAATCAATGTATCGGGTCACCGTTTTGGAACAGCAGAAATAGAAAGTGCCATCAATGAACAGGCCGATGTAATTGAGTCGGCAGTAGTCGGCTATCCGCATGAAGTTAAAGGGCAAGGTATTTATGCCTATGTGATCTGTGATAAAACAGATAAAAATGAAGACCAGCTTCGCAAGGAAATTCTGGATAGTATTGTTAAACTGATCGGGCCCATCGCGAAACCCGATAAAATCCAGATTGTAACAGGTTTACCGAAAACACGTTCAGGAAAAATTATGCGCCGTATTTTACGTAAAGTTGCAGAAGGAGACCTGAATAATCTGGGTGACACCTCTACGTTGCTTGATCCGGAAATTGTTGAAGAGATTAAAAAGGGGGCCTTATAG
- the prs gene encoding ribose-phosphate diphosphokinase: protein MLLNLDKTFKPFSGTELPFESFIFSGGEPHIKIRPDVDTNQPITVTHRLNSFNDVGLLLVAVDALRRMHVDKINLFIPYFPAARQDRVMVKGEPLTVKVYAELINALQLSKVTVFDAHSEVTPALLNNCEAVSNHRFIQQVLKITGNDCLLISPDGGALKKIYKVSEYLGGIQVVECSKSRDVTTGKLKGFKVYADDLQGKDCLIVDDICDGGGTFIGLAEELKKKNCGAIYLAVSHGIFSQGFEKFSPAFKRIFTTDSFQNIENEYVTQLKIADGLLS from the coding sequence ATGCTACTCAATTTAGATAAAACATTTAAACCATTTTCCGGAACAGAACTTCCGTTTGAAAGCTTCATTTTCTCCGGAGGTGAGCCACACATCAAAATCCGGCCCGACGTTGATACAAACCAGCCGATTACTGTCACACACCGTTTGAATTCATTTAATGATGTGGGATTGCTTCTTGTTGCTGTAGATGCGTTAAGAAGAATGCATGTAGATAAGATCAATCTTTTTATTCCCTACTTCCCTGCAGCAAGACAAGACAGAGTCATGGTAAAAGGCGAACCCTTAACGGTAAAAGTATATGCGGAACTGATAAATGCATTGCAGTTAAGCAAGGTTACAGTATTTGATGCGCATTCAGAAGTTACTCCAGCCTTATTAAACAATTGTGAAGCTGTTTCCAATCACCGCTTCATTCAGCAGGTGCTGAAAATAACAGGTAACGATTGTTTGCTTATCTCGCCTGACGGCGGAGCGCTGAAAAAGATCTATAAGGTATCTGAATATTTAGGAGGTATACAGGTAGTGGAATGCAGCAAAAGCCGCGATGTAACAACCGGTAAACTGAAAGGATTTAAAGTGTATGCCGACGATCTGCAAGGTAAAGATTGTTTGATTGTAGATGACATCTGCGATGGCGGAGGAACGTTTATAGGCCTGGCAGAAGAATTAAAAAAGAAAAACTGCGGAGCTATTTACCTCGCAGTCTCTCATGGAATATTCAGCCAGGGATTTGAAAAATTCAGCCCGGCTTTCAAACGGATCTTTACAACAGATTCGTTTCAGAACATAGAAAATGAATACGTCACTCAATTAAAAATAGCAGATGGACTGCTATCTTAA
- a CDS encoding S46 family peptidase: MLKRFILFITIVSLGIGNVCADEGMWLPFVLGKNYDQMKKLGLKITPEQIYSVNNSSLKDAVVNFGNFCTGEIISQDGLILTNHHCGFDAIQSHSSVEHDYITDGFWAMDRSQELSNPGLTVTFLIRMEDVTSRFTGKTEEEQTALVKELTKEYGEEDAYTVEVEDFFEGNQKILFVYQIFTDIRLVGAPPSAVGKFGGDTDNWMWPRQTGDFSMFRVYMGKDGKPAPYAKDNIPYHPRQHLSVSTAGIKKDDFSMVMGYPGSTDRYMTSYAVAMNYYQSNPAKIKLREKRLALMKEDMDANPAIRIQYASKYARVSNYYKYFIGQNQGLKRLHVIEDKEAEEAAFTAWVQQDSNRIKEYGNVLSDYKKTYAAYSKVNLPYVYVQEAAFGTEILEFAYKANKLYTLLKAGQSAEDARAALQEYGKEYFKDYNKATDQKVFAALLKMYHDDIDRGLHPAIFGVVEKKYKGDFTKYAAAVFAKSMFANQTTFNLFMANPSAAALEKDLGFSCMLSILTDFRSNVGPTLGAIFGKLETTNALYLKAILEMRSSEVLYPDANFTMRLTYGTVQDYEPRDAVYYKYYTTLDGMMEKEDSTNAEFIVPEKLSELYRTKSFGSYTNEEGKVPVCFITTNDITGGNSGSPVMNGKGELIGIAFDGNWEAMSGDIIYEPSLQRCICVDIRYVLFIIEQYAGATHLIQEMTIVK; the protein is encoded by the coding sequence ATGTTAAAACGTTTTATTCTTTTTATTACCATAGTTTCCCTTGGTATTGGAAATGTTTGTGCAGATGAGGGTATGTGGCTGCCATTTGTATTGGGAAAGAATTATGACCAGATGAAAAAGCTTGGTTTAAAAATCACTCCTGAACAAATTTATTCTGTTAATAACTCCAGCTTAAAAGATGCCGTTGTAAATTTTGGTAATTTCTGTACGGGTGAAATCATTTCACAGGATGGTTTGATCCTTACCAACCATCACTGCGGGTTTGATGCCATTCAATCGCATAGTTCTGTGGAGCACGATTATATTACAGATGGTTTCTGGGCCATGGACCGTTCGCAGGAATTAAGCAACCCGGGCCTGACAGTTACATTTTTAATTCGTATGGAGGATGTTACAAGTCGTTTTACAGGCAAAACAGAAGAGGAACAAACAGCTCTTGTAAAAGAACTCACAAAAGAATACGGTGAAGAAGATGCCTATACGGTTGAGGTGGAAGATTTCTTTGAAGGAAATCAAAAAATTCTTTTTGTATACCAGATCTTTACGGATATCCGTTTGGTTGGTGCGCCCCCATCAGCTGTAGGTAAATTTGGCGGAGACACCGATAACTGGATGTGGCCAAGACAAACGGGCGATTTCTCTATGTTCCGTGTTTATATGGGCAAAGACGGAAAGCCGGCTCCTTATGCAAAAGACAATATCCCCTACCACCCCCGTCAGCACTTGTCTGTTTCAACAGCAGGCATCAAAAAAGATGATTTCTCCATGGTAATGGGTTATCCGGGAAGTACCGATCGTTATATGACTTCTTATGCCGTTGCGATGAATTATTATCAAAGCAACCCGGCTAAAATAAAGCTGCGCGAAAAACGCCTTGCGCTTATGAAGGAAGACATGGATGCCAATCCAGCCATCCGTATTCAATACGCGTCAAAATACGCGCGTGTAAGCAATTACTACAAATATTTCATCGGTCAGAATCAGGGTTTAAAAAGACTTCATGTAATCGAAGATAAAGAGGCTGAGGAAGCTGCTTTTACAGCCTGGGTACAACAGGACAGTAATCGTATTAAAGAATACGGAAATGTATTAAGCGATTATAAAAAAACCTATGCTGCATACAGCAAGGTTAATTTACCTTACGTATATGTTCAGGAAGCGGCTTTTGGAACAGAGATTTTAGAATTCGCATATAAAGCAAATAAGCTGTATACACTGCTGAAAGCAGGCCAATCCGCGGAAGATGCCAGGGCTGCCCTGCAGGAATACGGTAAAGAGTATTTCAAGGATTACAATAAAGCAACCGATCAAAAAGTATTTGCTGCCTTATTAAAAATGTATCACGACGATATTGATAGAGGCTTACACCCGGCAATCTTTGGTGTAGTGGAAAAAAAATACAAAGGCGATTTTACGAAATATGCAGCTGCTGTATTTGCAAAATCCATGTTTGCAAATCAAACAACGTTTAATCTGTTTATGGCTAACCCAAGCGCTGCTGCCCTGGAAAAAGATCTTGGTTTTTCATGCATGTTATCCATCTTAACAGACTTCAGAAGCAACGTAGGCCCTACACTGGGTGCTATTTTCGGAAAACTTGAAACAACAAATGCATTGTATCTGAAAGCTATTTTAGAAATGCGTTCCAGTGAAGTATTATATCCGGATGCAAATTTTACCATGCGTTTAACCTATGGCACTGTGCAGGATTATGAGCCAAGAGATGCCGTATACTATAAATATTATACGACACTGGATGGTATGATGGAAAAAGAAGATTCAACAAATGCTGAATTTATTGTTCCTGAAAAATTAAGCGAACTTTACCGCACAAAATCATTTGGCAGTTATACAAACGAAGAAGGTAAAGTACCTGTATGTTTCATTACTACAAATGATATTACTGGCGGTAATTCAGGAAGTCCGGTTATGAATGGCAAAGGAGAACTGATAGGAATTGCTTTTGACGGAAACTGGGAAGCAATGAGCGGCGATATAATTTATGAGCCTTCCCTACAACGTTGTATCTGTGTAGATATCCGCTATGTATTGTTTATTATTGAACAGTATGCAGGAGCAACACATTTAATTCAGGAGATGACTATTGTTAAATAA
- a CDS encoding Bax inhibitor-1/YccA family protein has protein sequence MRTSNPALNESTFDTYAVAGEERMTIRGTVNKSFILIALVFSTALLSWDFMTAGGNGVIYVIASAILALIVGLATSFKPTWAPYTAPAYALFEGVFLGALSGFVDAMYPGIAIQAVLLTCGTFLCLLLAYRSGLIKATENFKLGIVAATGAIGLIYLASFVLGFFGIQIPYIHGNGIIGIIFSLVVVVIAALNLVLDFDFIEQGEAKGAPKYMEWYASYGLLVTLVWLYIEILKLLLKLASRRD, from the coding sequence ATGAGAACATCAAACCCTGCGCTAAACGAATCTACTTTTGATACCTATGCGGTTGCCGGAGAAGAGCGCATGACAATCAGAGGCACAGTTAATAAAAGCTTCATACTGATTGCCCTTGTTTTTTCTACCGCTTTGTTATCCTGGGATTTCATGACAGCTGGCGGAAACGGCGTTATTTATGTGATCGCTTCCGCTATTTTAGCATTAATTGTTGGTTTGGCAACATCCTTTAAACCAACCTGGGCACCTTATACAGCACCGGCATATGCCTTATTTGAAGGGGTGTTTCTAGGTGCACTTTCCGGTTTCGTTGATGCAATGTATCCGGGTATTGCAATACAGGCCGTATTATTAACATGCGGAACGTTTCTTTGTTTGCTTTTGGCATACCGCTCCGGTTTGATCAAAGCAACCGAGAATTTTAAACTTGGTATCGTTGCTGCTACCGGTGCGATCGGCTTGATTTACCTCGCTTCATTCGTTTTAGGTTTCTTTGGTATTCAAATTCCATACATCCATGGTAACGGTATAATCGGAATTATTTTCAGCCTGGTTGTGGTGGTTATTGCAGCCTTAAACCTGGTATTGGATTTTGATTTTATTGAACAGGGAGAAGCAAAAGGAGCTCCCAAATACATGGAATGGTATGCTTCTTATGGACTGCTTGTAACACTTGTGTGGTTATATATTGAGATTCTGAAATTACTTCTGAAACTGGCGAGCAGAAGAGATTAA
- a CDS encoding helix-turn-helix domain-containing protein, translating into MNTPVHARIEMILKHFNLNQKQLAKQAGLPENTLSNAKKGKNIPNIEFFNAIYKALPNINPHWLYMGNGQMISDSTNGTSMMDDQETLKKMDSMMREIDYLREQIRDKEEIINLLKTNRVM; encoded by the coding sequence ATGAATACACCTGTACATGCTAGAATCGAAATGATTCTGAAACATTTTAATTTGAACCAAAAACAATTGGCCAAACAAGCTGGATTGCCGGAAAACACACTGTCTAATGCAAAAAAAGGAAAAAACATTCCTAACATTGAGTTCTTTAATGCTATATACAAAGCATTACCGAATATTAATCCGCATTGGCTGTACATGGGCAACGGGCAAATGATTTCCGACAGCACAAATGGCACATCTATGATGGATGATCAGGAAACGCTGAAGAAGATGGACAGTATGATGCGCGAGATTGATTACTTACGAGAGCAAATCCGTGACAAAGAAGAAATTATAAATTTATTAAAAACGAACCGCGTGATGTAA
- a CDS encoding nicotinate phosphoribosyltransferase, with protein MNYNPLLMTDGYKTSHHKMYPAGTTLVYSNFTPRNVKYMPEQAKQIVVFGTQYTVKYIFDLYNEQFFKRPKAEVCGEAKKYLSSYLNCDYDVSHFEALHDLQYLPIAVKSLKEGSIIDAKIPILTFYNTLPEFYWLPNFLETLISSLLWKPLHSASLAYGYKKLLSEAAKNTDEKNIGFVDFQGHDFSSRGMQHPEAAVSSSLGFLTSFKGTDTIPALEAAAYYYNEKDVAFSVPASEHAVMTAYGREDEIQGFKRLMEQYPTGILSVVSDSFDLWKVCTEFVTTLKEQILARDGKLVIRPDSGDPVDIICGTSEPYGKYEGNWENAPASKGVIELLWNTFGGTVNAQGYKVLDPHIGAIYGDSITLERAQHICARLKAKGFASTNIVLGVGSYSMGYATRDNQGGAVKATYCEVNGIGREIFKDPITDDGTKKSAKGLMKVILENNTYKLIDQVSWAEEKTGELHEIFRDGKLLVNETLSAIRNRLV; from the coding sequence ATGAATTACAATCCCTTATTGATGACAGATGGTTACAAAACCTCCCATCATAAAATGTACCCTGCCGGTACAACATTAGTATATTCTAATTTCACACCAAGAAATGTAAAATACATGCCTGAACAGGCCAAACAGATTGTAGTGTTTGGTACACAGTACACGGTTAAATACATTTTCGATTTATACAACGAACAGTTTTTTAAAAGACCTAAAGCAGAAGTATGTGGTGAAGCTAAAAAATATTTATCCAGTTACCTGAACTGCGATTACGATGTTTCGCATTTCGAAGCGTTGCATGATCTGCAATATTTACCTATTGCCGTTAAATCACTAAAAGAAGGTTCTATCATTGATGCTAAAATTCCGATTTTAACATTTTATAATACACTGCCTGAATTTTACTGGCTGCCGAATTTCCTGGAAACACTTATTTCAAGTCTGTTATGGAAGCCGTTACATTCAGCGTCTTTAGCGTATGGCTATAAAAAATTATTATCTGAAGCAGCAAAAAACACCGATGAAAAAAATATTGGCTTTGTTGATTTTCAGGGACATGATTTCTCAAGCAGGGGCATGCAGCATCCGGAGGCAGCAGTAAGTTCAAGTTTAGGTTTTCTTACTTCTTTTAAAGGAACGGATACCATCCCTGCACTTGAAGCAGCTGCGTATTATTACAATGAAAAGGATGTAGCATTCAGTGTACCTGCCTCTGAACACGCTGTAATGACTGCTTATGGAAGAGAAGACGAAATTCAGGGCTTTAAAAGATTGATGGAACAATATCCTACAGGAATTTTATCCGTAGTATCCGATTCATTTGATTTGTGGAAAGTATGTACGGAATTCGTAACAACATTAAAAGAACAGATCCTGGCACGTGATGGAAAACTGGTAATACGTCCGGATAGCGGCGACCCCGTTGATATCATCTGTGGTACCTCTGAACCGTATGGAAAATACGAAGGTAACTGGGAAAACGCACCCGCATCAAAAGGTGTTATAGAACTTCTATGGAATACATTTGGCGGCACGGTGAATGCACAAGGATATAAAGTACTTGACCCGCATATTGGAGCTATTTATGGAGATTCCATCACACTGGAACGTGCACAGCACATATGTGCACGTCTGAAAGCTAAAGGATTTGCTTCTACAAACATTGTATTGGGTGTTGGCAGTTATTCTATGGGTTATGCGACCAGAGACAACCAGGGCGGTGCCGTAAAAGCTACGTATTGTGAAGTAAACGGAATCGGCAGAGAAATCTTTAAAGATCCGATCACCGATGATGGTACTAAAAAATCTGCAAAAGGTTTAATGAAAGTTATCCTGGAAAATAACACGTATAAATTAATCGATCAGGTAAGCTGGGCAGAAGAAAAAACCGGTGAACTGCACGAAATTTTCAGAGATGGAAAACTTCTTGTAAACGAAACGTTAAGCGCGATCAGAAATCGGTTGGTATAA
- a CDS encoding helix-turn-helix domain-containing protein — protein MKKSNIKTLEQFKDQNYGKKGTAKRDSLEMGYDTFKIGALIQEARIEKGMTQEELAIKCGTTKSYISRIENNIKEVRISTLQKIVELGFGGQLQLSIKF, from the coding sequence ATGAAAAAAAGTAATATAAAAACACTTGAACAGTTCAAAGACCAAAATTACGGAAAAAAAGGAACTGCAAAACGCGATAGTCTTGAGATGGGTTATGATACCTTTAAAATTGGGGCATTAATTCAAGAAGCGAGGATCGAAAAAGGAATGACTCAAGAAGAACTTGCTATAAAATGTGGCACAACTAAATCCTATATATCCCGGATTGAAAATAATATTAAGGAAGTGCGGATCTCTACGTTGCAAAAAATAGTTGAACTTGGATTTGGAGGTCAACTTCAATTATCAATTAAATTTTAA
- a CDS encoding BamA/TamA family outer membrane protein yields the protein MYSILKHILFLLPFFASVSICVAQADSSASSYIIIDSIQIIGNKRTKTFIIERELDLKKGDSVLTKSLAARIARTQNRLFNTSLFLETNTELISKDAIHKIVQVTVKERFYTYIVPIVGLADRNFNEWWVQRDHKLNRLDLGIYFLQKNMRGRNESMKIKAEFGFTKKIEFTYTIPYLTKSRKLGLIYYIGYILNKQVAYNTLDNKLFYVEGDRFIRERFGTGLTFTYRGSFYVEHQLGATYYNNAIGDTVSQLNPTYFLEGRTKQEFISLKYSLIRDHRDIRYYALKGTYLRLDVEQMGLGISNAVSLTSFKGEISVFKPLINRFNIAATLKGKYSTPVTQPYFNQRGLGYDKETVSGYEQYVIDGQKYLITKLNLKFKLLDWNLHLNGFPEDRFTKVPFKIFLKAYMDMGYVWDNRRDVYATGNKHYANMYLPGGGVGFDFVSYYDFVMRVEYSVNRDLQSGVFINFKAGI from the coding sequence GTGTATTCAATATTAAAACATATTCTTTTTTTACTGCCATTTTTCGCTTCGGTGTCTATATGTGTTGCCCAGGCAGATTCTTCCGCTTCTTCTTACATCATCATTGACAGCATTCAGATCATAGGTAATAAACGCACAAAGACATTCATTATTGAACGCGAACTCGATTTAAAAAAGGGTGATTCTGTTCTTACTAAAAGTTTAGCCGCACGCATAGCACGTACACAAAACCGCTTGTTCAACACAAGTTTATTTTTAGAAACCAATACTGAACTTATCTCTAAAGATGCTATTCATAAAATTGTTCAGGTTACTGTGAAGGAACGCTTCTACACCTACATTGTACCTATTGTTGGCCTGGCAGATCGTAACTTCAATGAATGGTGGGTACAGCGCGATCACAAATTAAACCGACTGGATCTGGGCATTTATTTTCTGCAAAAAAATATGCGCGGAAGAAATGAATCCATGAAGATTAAAGCTGAATTCGGATTCACGAAAAAAATAGAATTTACCTACACCATTCCCTACCTCACCAAATCAAGAAAGCTCGGGCTTATCTACTACATCGGTTACATTCTTAACAAACAGGTTGCGTACAACACACTTGATAATAAATTGTTTTATGTAGAAGGTGACCGGTTTATCCGCGAACGTTTCGGTACAGGTTTAACATTTACGTACAGAGGCTCTTTTTATGTGGAACATCAGTTAGGTGCTACCTATTACAACAATGCCATTGGTGATACCGTATCTCAATTAAATCCTACGTATTTTCTGGAAGGCCGTACAAAACAGGAATTCATTTCATTAAAGTATTCGCTCATCCGGGACCACCGCGATATCCGGTATTATGCACTCAAAGGAACCTACCTGCGTCTGGATGTTGAACAGATGGGCTTGGGAATCAGCAACGCTGTTTCACTTACATCTTTCAAAGGAGAGATCAGTGTATTCAAACCGTTAATAAATCGATTCAATATAGCTGCTACGTTAAAAGGAAAATATTCAACACCTGTAACACAGCCTTATTTTAATCAGCGCGGACTTGGCTACGACAAAGAAACCGTAAGCGGTTATGAACAATATGTAATCGACGGACAAAAATACCTCATCACAAAACTGAACCTTAAATTTAAATTGCTCGACTGGAATCTGCATCTGAATGGTTTTCCGGAAGACCGGTTTACAAAAGTTCCGTTTAAAATATTTTTAAAAGCGTATATGGACATGGGCTATGTGTGGGACAACCGTAGGGATGTATATGCTACCGGTAACAAGCATTATGCAAATATGTATTTACCCGGCGGCGGTGTCGGATTTGATTTTGTCAGCTACTACGATTTTGTGATGCGTGTAGAATATTCTGTTAATAGAGATTTACAAAGCGGCGTATTTATCAACTTTAAGGCGGGGATTTAA
- a CDS encoding response regulator: protein MNSTIDWVLLVDDDEIQNFIHLRILGKYISADRITVATNGEEAITIIRKLIENKVNHENGLIFLDINMPIMNGFQFLKIFKEEYGAQFPHTKVYPLSSSEDLSDVIQMNKLGVENYIVKPLTHEQAGELLNK from the coding sequence ATGAATTCTACAATTGATTGGGTACTTTTGGTGGATGATGATGAGATACAGAATTTTATACATCTGCGAATTTTAGGTAAGTATATTTCTGCTGATAGAATCACAGTAGCAACAAATGGAGAAGAAGCAATTACCATCATCCGGAAATTAATTGAAAATAAAGTAAACCATGAAAACGGGCTTATTTTTTTAGATATAAATATGCCTATTATGAATGGCTTTCAATTTTTAAAAATTTTTAAGGAAGAATATGGAGCACAGTTCCCGCATACAAAAGTCTATCCCTTATCTTCTTCAGAAGATTTGAGTGATGTAATTCAAATGAATAAACTGGGCGTTGAAAATTATATTGTAAAACCACTCACACACGAGCAGGCAGGCGAGCTCCTGAACAAATAA
- a CDS encoding type II toxin-antitoxin system RelE/ParE family toxin, with product MYYRETFYTFDKLGENQKNRTIVFYKDYFSEFFVKQKAKVKDKIIWTFELIEELKRVPESYLKHIENTDGLYEIRVQHGSDIYRIFCFFDKGQLVVITNGFQKKTQKTPKQEIEKALKIKEEYLNEKK from the coding sequence TTGTACTATAGGGAAACTTTTTATACATTTGATAAATTGGGTGAAAATCAAAAAAATCGAACAATTGTGTTCTACAAGGACTACTTTTCAGAGTTCTTTGTGAAACAAAAGGCCAAAGTAAAAGATAAGATTATCTGGACTTTTGAACTTATAGAAGAACTGAAACGTGTTCCGGAAAGTTATTTAAAACACATTGAAAATACAGATGGCTTATATGAAATCCGTGTTCAACATGGCAGCGATATTTATAGAATATTCTGTTTTTTCGATAAAGGACAATTAGTTGTTATTACTAATGGTTTTCAAAAGAAAACACAGAAAACTCCCAAACAAGAAATTGAAAAGGCATTAAAAATTAAGGAGGAATATTTAAATGAAAAAAAGTAA